The genomic stretch GTCATGACGTTCCTCATGTGGCTCGGCCGCATCGAAATCATCCCCGTTCTGGTCGTCCTCACGCCGTCGTACTGGCGGTCGTGAGTCGCCTCGTCGCCTCTTCGTCGTTCACTCGGCCCGCTCGCCTGTCAGCCACGCCTCGACTCGCTCCGCGATGAACGCGTGGCCGGCATCGTTCGGATGGACGCCGTCTTCGGTCCGCCCGAGCCACTCGTCGACGGGCCGCGCCACCGGGAGGTGTGTGGCCACGACCGCAGCCAGCGCGTCGTCGTACGCGAGCGACCGGTCGGGCTGGCTCTCGTCGAAGGGGACGCTTCCGGGGCGGTCCAGTCGCAGGAGCGGTACGAGGCCGACGAACGCGTGGCGGTCGACCCGGACGTCCGTGTCAAGGAACGCGTCGAGGTCCGCCGCCGCGTCGCGGAAGGTCGTCTCGGGGACCCGCGGTTCACCGCCGCTCAGTTGTGCGTCGTTGTGGCCGGCGTGGACGAGCACGACCGTCTCCG from Salinigranum halophilum encodes the following:
- a CDS encoding SGNH/GDSL hydrolase family protein, with amino-acid sequence MTTLYVLGDSVPHGERTSDTGWPDRLGGVRAVERHGGMGVSLTSLSERATAGDLALHESVAEDEGRETETVVLVHAGHNDAQLSGGEPRVPETTFRDAAADLDAFLDTDVRVDRHAFVGLVPLLRLDRPGSVPFDESQPDRSLAYDDALAAVVATHLPVARPVDEWLGRTEDGVHPNDAGHAFIAERVEAWLTGERAE